A DNA window from Camelina sativa cultivar DH55 chromosome 17, Cs, whole genome shotgun sequence contains the following coding sequences:
- the LOC104754536 gene encoding subtilisin-like protease SBT1.2 — MESKIFLLYTTFLLLFCSSFSSSKILQKQTYIVQLHPNTETAKTFTSKFDWHLSFLQEAVLGVEEEEEEEPSSRLLYSYGSAMEGFAALLTESEAEMLRYSPEVVAVRPDHVLQVQTTYSYKFLGLDGLGNSGVWSKSRFGQGTIVGVLDTGVWPESPSFDDTGMPSVPRKWKGICQEGENFSSSSCNRKLIGARFFIRGHRVANSPEESPNMPREYISARDSTGHGTHTASTVGGSSVSMASVLGNGAGVARGMAPGAHIAVYKVCWFNGCYSSDILAAIDVAIQDKVDVLSLSLGGFPIPLYDDTIAIGTFRAMERGISVICAAGNNGPIDSSVANTAPWVSTIGAGTLDRKFPAVVRLANGKLLYGESLYPGKGLKNAEREVEVIYVTGGEKGSEFCLRGSLPRDKIQGKMVICDRGVNGRSEKGEAIKEAGGVAMILANTEINQEEDSVDVHLLPATLIGYAESVLLKAYVNATVKPKAKIIFGGTVTGRSRAPEVAQFSARGPSLANPSILKPDMIAPGVNIIAAWPQNLGPTGLPYDTRRVNFTVMSGTSMSCPHVSGITALIRSTYPNWSPAAIKSALMTTADLYDRQGKAIKDGNKPAGVFAIGAGHVNPQKAINPGLVYNIQPVDYITYLCTLGFTRSDILAITHKNVTCNGILRKNPGFSLNYPSISVIFKRGKTTEMITRRVTNVGSPNSIYSVNVKAPEGIKVVVNPKRLVFNHADQTLSYRVWFVLKKRNRGKIVATFAQGQLTWVNSRNQMQRVRSPISVTLKN, encoded by the coding sequence ATGGAATCCAAAATTTTCCTACTCTACACTACCTTCCTCCttctcttctgttcttctttctcttcctcaaaAATCCTACAGAAACAGACTTACATTGTTCAGCTTCATCCTAACACCGAAACCGCTAAAACCTTTACCTCAAAGTTTGATTGGCATCTTTCTTTCCTCCAAGAAGCGGTTTTGggtgttgaagaagaagaagaagaagagccttCTTCACGACTTCTCTACTCCTATGGCTCTGCCATGGAAGGCTTTGCTGCTCTATTAACTGAATCAGAAGCCGAGATGCTGAGATATTCACCTGAAGTTGTTGCAGTGAGACCTGACCATGTTCTCCAGGTTCAAACCACTTACTCTTACAAGTTCTTGGGACTCGACGGTCTTGGGAACTCCGGTGTATGGTCTAAATCTCGGTTTGGTCAAGGCACCATTGTCGGCGTGCTTGATACAGGAGTTTGGCCTGAAAGTCCTAGCTTTGACGATACCGGGATGCCTTCTGTTCCACGGAAATGGAAAGGGATTTGCCAAGAAGGAGAGAACTTCAGTTCCTCGAGCTGTAACCGAAAGCTAATCGGTGCTAGATTCTTCATCAGAGGACACCGTGTCGCTAACTCCCCAGAGGAATCACCAAACATGCCTCGTGAGTACATCTCGGCAAGAGATTCAACGGGACATGGGACTCACACGGCTTCAACAGTTGGTGGATCCTCTGTTTCGATGGCAAGTGTTCTTGGCAATGGAGCTGGTGTGGCTCGTGGGATGGCACCTGGAGCTCACATTGCAGTCTATAAAGTTTGTTGGTTCAATGGTTGTTACAGCTCTGACATTCTAGCAGCTATAGATGTAGCCATTCAAGATAAAGTCGATGTTCTTTCGCTCTCCCTTGGCGGTTTCCCCATTCCTTTGTATGATGACACGATTGCCATTGGAACCTTCCGAGCCATGGAACGTGGTATATCTGTAATCTGTGCAGCTGGTAACAATGGTCCAATCGACAGCTCGGTTGCAAACACAGCTCCTTGGGTCTCAACCATTGGTGCAGGCACGCTTGATCGAAAATTTCCTGCTGTGGTCCGTTTAGCTAACGGAAAGCTTCTCTATGGAGAGTCATTGTATCCAGGGAAAGGTTTAAAGAATGCCGAGAGAGAGGTTGAGGTTATTTACGTCACGGGAGGAGAAAAAGGAAGTGAGTTCTGCTTGAGAGGGTCACTTCCAAGAGATAAAATCCAAGGCAAAATGGTGATTTGTGACCGAGGTGTCAATGGAAGATCGGAGAAAGGTGAAGCGATTAAAGAAGCAGGTGGAGTTGCAATGATCTTAGCCAACACAGAGATCAACCAAGAAGAAGATTCTGTCGACGTTCATCTCTTACCAGCTACATTGATAGGATACGCCGAGTCAGTTCTTCTCAAAGCTTATGTTAATGCCACGGTGAAACCAAAGGCAAAGATCATTTTTGGTGGGACGGTGACTGGGCGGTCAAGAGCACCGGAAGTGGCTCAGTTTTCAGCTCGAGGACCAAGTTTAGCCAATCCTTCGATACTAAAACCGGATATGATTGCTCCGGGAGTCAATATCATCGCGGCTTGGCCTCAGAATCTAGGACCAACTGGACTTCCTTATGACACCAGAAGAGTTAACTTCACTGTAATGTCAGGAACTTCAATGTCTTGTCCACATGTTAGCGGAATCACTGCTCTTATCCGGTCTACATACCCGAATTGGTCTCCCGCTGCTATCAAGTCCGCATTGATGACAACAGCAGATTTGTATGATCGTCAAGGCAAAGCGATAAAAGACGGTAACAAACCAGCTGGTGTGTTTGCCATTGGAGCAGGGCATGTAAATCCGCAAAAGGCTATAAACCCGGGGTTGGTTTACAACATTCAACCAGTGGATTACATTACTTACCTCTGCACGCTAGGGTTCACAAGGTCAGACATTTTAGCAATCACTCACAAGAACGTGACCTGCAACGGTATATTGCGGAAAAATCCGGGGTTTAGCCTCAATTACCCGTCCATTTCAGTGATTTTCAAACGTGGCAAGACGACAGAGATGATCACAAGACGTGTGACTAACGTTGGAAGCCCTAATTCGATATACTCGGTGAACGTCAAGGCTCCTGAGGGGATCAAAGTGGTTGTAAACCCTAAGAGACTTGTGTTTAACCACGCAGATCAAACGCTGAGTTATCGAGTATGGTTTgtattgaagaagagaaacagaggaaaaattGTGGCTACCTTTGCACAGGGACAGTTGACTTGGGTCAACTCTCGGAACCAGATGCAGCGAGTTAGGAGCCCAATCTCTGTGACTTTGAAGAATTGA